AGGCTTTTTCTTATATAGCTGGGCAATAGGTAAATCTAGCCCATATAAACACTTTCACATGTTCCTGCTATAGGCTCATAGAAACAATGCTGTTTAAATTGACCTGTAAATGGTTGATCGTACCAAGTAGGAGGACATGGGCCGGATGGGTTAAAATACCAAAGTGCATATTTCGCCGGATGGTCTCGCCAATAGTCCAGCGTCTGTCTTGCTAATCTTCTTTCAGTCTCTCTAGCCCTCTGATAAAACATGTTTCCTTTTTGTACCGCCTCAAAAGAATAGTTATTGCCCTGTACTTGGAAAATAACCTGCTCGATTGTTCTCACATCATTAAAATCCAGGCATGAAGCAACAGCTCGGTTCACAATTACATTTCCGACATACAGCATCCCTTGTTTTCCTTCACCTTCAGCCTCAGCCCGCATCATTCGTGCCATCAAATCCACATCGGAATCCCGGTATTTTACTCTTGGCATTTTTTCACCTCACAACTATAGTATGAAACAGTTAACCTGGTTGCGCATATGAATGAATGAAAATGTATAATATTGTTTTTTGTCATGGTTACTTATATATTTCTAACCTATCTTTCCGCATTAATACGGTATATAGTTCATAAATTAGTACATAGGAAAAGGAGGACGGACAATTCAAATTCATGTAGTACAACCGGGAGAATCATTGTGGGCAATCGCACAGGCTTATGGAACAACGGTGCAGAGTTTAGTGGAAGCCAACCAAATTCCGGAGCCGGCCCGGTTAGTGGTCGGGCAAGCATTGGTCGTTCCATTGAAAGGGCAGTATTATATTGTACAGCCAGGGGATAGTTTATGGTCAATTGGTCAACGTTTTCAGGTGAATTATTTAACGCTCGCACAAGCAAATGGCTTGAATCCAGATGCGTTGCTGATGATTGGCACCTCATTGTATATACCGGAACCAACTAAAAGGTCCGCAGAAATTTTGGCATATGTAGAACCAAGAGGCGATGAAATAAGTGATACGCTGCTCGACCAAGTTCGGGAGGCAAGTCCTTATTTAACGTATTTAGCTATTTTCAGTTTTGAAGCAAGACGGGATGGTTCATTAAAAGCGCCTACAATTAACCCATTACCGGAAATTGCTGAACAAAATAATACAGGAATAGCAATGGCAATCACTAATCTCGAGGATTATCAGTTTAGTGCTGAGCTAGCACGTGATATTTTCCAAAGTGTTGCTGTTCAAAATTTACTGCTGGACAATATCATTGCTGAAGCAAAGCGTATCGGAAATATTTTGGATATTCATTTTGATTTTGAACGGATTGCACGCGATCAGCGGGAAGCTTATAATAATTTCCTCCGAAGAGCTGTCGAGCGTATGCATGCGGAAGGATATACCGTTTCTACCGCATTGGCTCCAAAAACGAGAGCCGATCAGCCAGGGGAATGGTTTATGGGCCATGACTATAAGGCGCACGGCGAAATAGTGGATTTTGTTATGTTGATGACATATGAGTGGGGCTATTCTGCTGGACCTCCAATGGCCGTTTCTCCGCTGCCTCAAGTCGAACAAGTAGTACAATATGCATTAACAGAAATTCCTGCAAATAAAATTTTACTTGGGCAAAATTTGTATGGTTACGATTGGACATTACCTTTTGTACAAGGAGGAGATTACGCAGAAGCGATAAGCCCGCAACGTGCAATTGAAGTGGCCAAACGCTACAACGCAGCAATCCAATTTGACTATACAGCACAGGCACCCTACTTTAACTATTATGATGAGCAAGGGCGTTCACATATTGTCTGGTTTGAAGATGCGCGTTCGATTCAGGCGAAGTTCGATTTAGTAAAGCGATTAAATTTGCGCGGAGTCGGCTATTGGAAGCTCGGTCTGCCATTCCCGCAAAATTGGCAGCTCATCGGGGCTAATTTTAATGTAGTGAAGAAATAGCAAAAGGAAAGAAAGTCAGATGAAAAAACATCTGACTTTTTGATTGTCATCTAAATTAAGAAGGAGATTTTATTGAAGCTGATGAAGTATTAGTAGTAGCTGAATAAAAGGGGGATTATAGATGGGGAATATTCCGGAAATTTTACAAAACTTACGTATCCCAGTAATCGGGGCACCATTGTTTATTATTAGCAATCCGAAATTGGTCATTGAACAATGTAAGGCAGGAATAGTCGGGTCAATGCCTGCGTTAAATGCAAGACCGGCAAGCCAGTTGGATGAATGGTTAGCTGAAATTACAGAGGAGTTGGCCAGCTATAATGCCAAAAATCCGGATCAGCCGGCTGCGCCATTTGCCATTAATCAGATTGTTCATAAAACAAATGAACGTCTGGAACAGGATATGGAGCTCTGTGTGAAATATAAAGTTCCGATTATTATTACTTCACTTGGGGCACGTGAAGAAGTATTTGAGGCAGCTCATAGTTATGGAGGCATCGTTTTCCATGATGTCATTAACAATCATTTTGCAAAAAAAGCGATTCAAAAAGGTGCAGACGGCATCATTGCTGTAGCAACAGGTGCAGGTGGCCATGCAGGTCAGCAAAGCCCATTTGCGCTCGTACAGGAAATCCGTGAATGGTTTGACGGTCCATTAGCTTTATCAGGATCAATCGCACGAGGACATTCGGTATTGGCTGCACAGGCGATGGGGGCTGATTTTGGCTATATCGGTTCACCATTCATCGCGACCGAAGAAGCGTTTGCTCGTCAAGAATATAAACAGATGATTGTTGATAGTACTGCAGAAGATATTGTATACAGCAATTTATTTACAGGAATCCACGGGAATTATTTGAAAGGTTCTATCATGAACGCGGGGATGGACCCGAGTAATTTAAAAGAAAGTAATCCTTCAGCAATGAACTTTAATGATAATACCGCAAAAGCCTGGAAAGATATTTGGGGCAGCGGGCAAGGAATTGGCGCGATTAAAGAGATTACTTCCACAAAACAATATGTCGATAAACTGGCCGAGGAATATGCTCAGGCTTATCAGGAACTGACTGGTAAAAGATCTGCAGTAACCCATTTACAATAGATGTCAGCGCATCATTAGTAACAAAATTTCTACTAACGATGCGCTATTTTGTGAATTTGTTATTGAACTATTAATTTCGTAATTTTGTGAATTCACTTGCCCGGTTCGAATTAATTTGTTACACTCGGGGTAATTAAATGCATTTGCGGGGGGACACATCAGTGTTGAGAAGGTTAAAACCTGACCCTTAGAACCTGGCCGTTAATACGGACGTAGGGAGCAAAGTACACGCTATACATATGTACTTACTTTGGCTCCGCGTATCTTTTACGTGGAGTCTTTCTTTTGCAAATACACAAGCATTTGATTTGCGGGGGGACACAGCAGTGTTGAGAAGGTTAAAACCTGACCCTTGGAACCTGGCCGTTAATACGGACGTAGGGAGCAATGAAAAGTGGTACGTACACTTTTTGGGGACGTCTCTCTATATTGAGGCGTCTTTTTTGTGCTTCCGCCAACAAAAAGGAGGAGTAACAATGGGATTTTGTGAAAAGGTAAGGAAAGAAACGGATTTTTATTGGGAGGCTAGCTTCTATCATCCTTTTGTACAAGGGATTGCAGATGGGAGTTTACCGCTTGAAAAGTTTAAGTTTTATATGCTGCAGGATGCATATTATTTAAAACATTATACGAAAGTTCTTGCTCTTGCAGCTGCAAAAGCGACTACGGATGACGATGTTCAATATTTTCTGCAAACAGCAAAATTTATTCATGACGCAGAGCTGGAGTTACACCGTACAACGTTTAAAGAATTAGGTGTGACAGCGGATGATTTGGAACAATTCGAACCGGCTCCAGCAGCCTATAACTATGTAAGCCATATGTATAATGCAGTGCATAACGGAGATGTAGCAGAAGCATTTGCGGCAATCCTGCCATGCCCATGGCTGTATCAGGAGATTGGGCAAAGGTTAAAAGATGCATGCCCGAATGTCCCTCTTTATGAACAGTGGATTGCATTATATGCTTCCGAGGAGATGCTTCAAAATATTGAAGTACAAAAATCGATGCTGGATCGATATGCGGAAGAACAACCTGCAAAGCTAAAAGTATTGCAGGAGCATTTTAAGAAAAGCTGTTATTACGAATGGATGTTCTGGGAGATGCCTTGGACAAAGCAAAGCTGGGAACAAGGGGTGTATATAAATGAGTCTGCAAGTAATTCATAAAAATCAACCGTTAGTACATTGCATTACAAATTATGTCGTCGCAAACTTTACAGCGAATGGTTTGCTGGCGGTGGGTGCTTCACCAGTAATGGCGGATGCAATAGAAGAAGTGGGGGAAATGGCTGCCCAGGCCAATGCTTTGCTTTTAAATATGGGCACTTTGAATGAACGGACAATAGAGTCGATGAAGAAAGCAGGACTTAGCGCAAACATGCATAATACTCCGCTTGTTTTTGATCCAGTAGGTGTAGGGGCAACGAAGTTTCGAGCGGAGACAGCACAACAATTGCTCGACCTTTTAAAGATTAATGTAATCCGTTGCAATATTGGAGAAATGGCGGCTCTGGCGGGAGTAAATTGGGCGTCTAAAGGTGTGGATAGTGGCAAAGGAGATATCGATGTTGCAGTGACTGCCAAAAAGTTGGCTAATAACTATCAATGTATTGTGATCGTAACAGGAGAACAAGATGTTATTACTGATGGGATAAGAGTGGAATTTGTAGAGGGTGGTCATGAAAAGGTGACAAAAATGACGGGGAGTGGCTGCTTGCTTAGTGCCTTTTGTGCAGCGGTGCTTGCAAACAGTAAAGAACCGTTTGATGACTTACTAACGCTACTGAATGAATATAAACAGGTAAGTGCCAATTCTGTTGCAGCTATAGGAAATTTCCACACAAATTTCTTGAATCAACTAGAGAATTTAGCGGAGGGACGAAAATGATTACATGTACGATAGCAGGATCGGATAGCGGTGGCGGTGCCGGGATTCAAGCCGATTTAAAAACGTTTCAGGAACTCCGTGTATTCGGTACATCAGTAATCACCGCATTAACCGCACAAAATACTGAAGGAGTGCATGGAATTTTTCCGACAACGGCTGATTTCGTTCAAGCTCAGCTAAAGGCAGTACTTCAAGATTTCGACGTAAAGGCAATTAAGACAGGGATGCTGTTTAGTGCTGAAATTATCGAAGCCATTGTGACTTTACTAAAAAATACGGATATTCCGCTTATCGTTGATCCGGTCATGATTGCAAAAGGCGGTGCCAGTTTGCTAGAGCAGCAGGCAACAACAGCTCTTAAAGAAAAGTTATTGCCGCTCGCAACCGTTTGTACCCCGAACATTCCGGAAGCGGAAATCCTGACTGGTTATACAATACAAAATGAAAAAGATATCAATTTAGCGGCGCATGATTTATTAAGTCTGGGGCTGGAATGTGTAGTCATTAAGGGTGGTCACTTAAACAGTAAGCATGCGACAGATACGGTTTTCATTCGCGGGGTGCAACCATTTAAAATGAAAACCGAGCGGGTGGATACGAAACATACTCACGGTACAGGATGTACATTTTCTGCAGCGATTACCGCGGAAATGGCAAAAGGCAGATCGATAGAGGCAGCCATAATAGAAGCAAAAAAATATGTGCAGCTTGCAATCCGTCATCCGCTTAATATTGGTCATGGGTTTGGTCCGACAAATCATTTCGCCTATCATGAACAGCGGGGGATGTGCGATGTCCATGTCTTTTGATTTGAATAAATATTTTGTGATGGGAACGGCCAATTGTAAACGCGAACCATTGCTTGTTTTGGAAGAAGCTTTACAGGCAGGTATTACGATGTTCCAACTGCGAGAAAAAGGAAAAAATGCATTAAAAGGCGATGCGTATGCAGAGTTTGCCCGTCAATGCCAAAAGCTGTGCCAAACATATAAAGTGCCGTTTATTATTAATGATGATGTCGAGCTTGCACTAACATTAAATGCAGATGGTATTCATGTAGGGCAGGAAGACACCGGTATTGAACAATTTAGATTCCTTGCAAAAAATAAAATCATCGGTGTATCGGTTCATACGATGGAGCAACTCGAAATGGCCATTGCAAATGGGGCGGATTATGCGGGAATTGGTCCAATTTATGAAACTTCCACAAAAGATGATGCGAGAGCACCAGTAGGGCTGACGTTACTGGAAGAAGCGAATTCTCAGTACACTCAATTCCCTATTGTAGCAATTGGCGGAATCTCTGTTGAAAATAGTTTCATTGTAAGACAAACCGGAGTAAATGGAGTCGCCGTTATTTCGGCAATCAGTCATAGCGATAATATAAAAGAGGCTGTAAATTCACTATAAGTTAAATTCTGTCATATAAGTACTATTTTGATTGTAATAACCTGTACCAAATTACTCTTTTCTACTATTCTGGCAATTTAGTATGATAGTTCTGTTATACACTACAGAATATGGGAGTGAAAGAAATGTTGAAAAAACTATCTGCTTCAGCCTTAACGCTAACCCTTTTAGCAAGTGGCATGTCAGCAGTTTCAGCGGCACCAGTCTCTACAAATGAAGATATGACGCGTGGGGAGTTTGTGAAGGCCGTAATCGATGCATTGGGGGTAGAGGTCGGTACGGGTCAGTCTGTAAAATTTCAGGATGTACCTGATTCACTTAAGCCTTATATTGAAAAAGCGGTGGAATTAAAGTTAATTAAAGGAAAAACTCCAACTAAATTTGCACCAGACGAAAAACTGACACGCACACATGCATTCCTTATTGCGGCAAGAGGATTGCAGGATAAGGAAACATATTCTGAAAAGGTATTGGATCAGTTTAAAGACGCAAACAAAATTGGACAAGGCAATCGCCAGGAAATGGCGAAAGCGGTAGCAACAGGATTACTGACAGGCTTTGATGACGGAACGATTCGCCCGAATGATTTTGTAACAAAAGCTCAAATGCAAAAAATTCTTCAGCGCTTTTTGGAAGAATACAGTCCGGTAAAGGCAAATACGACGGTTTCTTTACGTATTTTAGGAACGACGGATATTCACACAAATATTGTAAACTATGATTATTACAAAGATACGCCAACGAACAGTTTAGGTTTGGCAAAAACTGCGCTACTAATCGAAAAGGCGCGTGAGGAAAATCCAAATACAGTGCTGTTTGACAATGGAGATGCAATACAAGGAACGCCACTTGGCTCGTATATTCAGTCAGTAACGAAATTAAAAGACGGGGAAGTTCATCCATCGATTGCTGCGATGATCGCACTTGATTATGATGTAGCGACATATGGTAACCACGAGTTTAACTACGGTTTGGAATTTATCGATGAAGTAACGGATGATGCCCCATTCCCGTATGTAAATGCCAATGTGCGTAATGCAACGACAAAGGAATTAATGTATAAGCCATATGTCATGATTGAAAAAGAAGTAGTCGATTCAAACGGTGAAAAAACGTTGATTAATATTGGGGTAACAGGTATTGTGCCACCTCAAATTTTAAAATGGGATAAAGCAAATTTAGAAGGAAAAGTAACAGTCGATGATTCCGTAGAGGCTGTTAAAACAGTCGTTCCGCAAATGAAAGAAGCAGGAGCAGATGTTGTCGTAGTACTTTCACACTCTGGTATGGGAGATGCTACACATGAAAAAGGGGAAGAGGATGTATCGTATTTACTATCTACAATTGAAGATGTGGATGCAATCATTACAGGGCATGCCCATGGCGTATTCCCTGGTAAAGTGGATAGCTCTATAACAAATGTGGATATTGAAAAAGGAACAATGAACGGCAAGCCGATTGTTATGGCCGGTAAATTTGGTAGCCATTTAGGGGTCATTGATCTAGAGATTGAGAAAAAAGACGATGCATGGGATGTTACAACAGGAACGGGCGCGGTGCGTGAAATCGCAAAAGATAATGATGCTGTCAGCGCTACGGTTGTAGAAAGTGTAAAAGAAGCACATGAAGGAACAATTAAATATGTGCGTCAGGCAGTAGGGACAACGACAGCGAACATTCACAGTTACTTCTCGCAAGTTCAGGATGATCCTTCTATTCAAATTGTAACAAATGCCCAGTCAATCTATGTGAAAGAAAAGTTGAAAGGTACAGCGTATGAAAACCTTCCTGTCCTGTCAGCTGGTGCACCATTCAAAGCCGGAACAAGAAGTGATCCAGAATACTATACATTTGTACCAAAAGGTGAGCTTGCAATTAAAAATGTAGCAGATTTATATTTATATGATAATACACTTGCGATGCTGAAGGTAACAGGTGCAGATGTGAAAGAATGGCTTGAAATGTCTACAGGACAATTCAATCAAATAGATGCAACAAAATCAGAAGAACAGCAATTAATCAACGCCGAATACCGTTCATACAATTATGATGTTATTGACGGTGTGACGTATGAAATTGATGTAACAAAACCGGCAAAATATGATGCAAGTGGAAAAGTTGTAAACGAACAATCATCACGTATTGTCAATCTGCAATATAACGGGAAGCCAATTGATGCAGCACAGGAATTTATCGTAGCGACAAATAACTATCGTGCGAATGGTACATTCCCAGGTGTTCGTAATGCGACAGCGGTTGAAATTTATCCGGATGAAAACCGTCAGGCAATTATCGACTATATTTTAGCCGAAAAAACAATTGATCCGACAGCAGATGGCAACTGGAAGTTCGCTCCGATTCCGGATAGCGTAAACGTTGTATTTGAATCTTCTAAAAAAGCAGTTGATGTATTGGATGAAAACAGCGCTATTAAGTATATTGGAGACGGTACAGACGGCTTTGGCAAGTATGGTTTAAAAACAAAATAATTTTAAAAATGCCTGTAGGCGAAGAATTCCTTTCTTCTGTCTGCAGGTTTTTTTGTTTGTTTTAAATGACTGTCACGAGTAAGAATTAATACCGGTAAGTAACTATTTTTTTTAGAAAACCTTTTGACATAGTAACAACCTGTTGTTAATATTGAGTTGTTACTTTTTAGATAAAAAATTTAAAAGAGGATGAGAAGATGAGCAAAATCAAAACAATGGGTATTACTTTAGGAATGTCTTCCGCACTGCTACTTGCTGCTTGCGGAGATGATACGGAGAATAAAGAAAGTTCGGCCGGAGCGTCGTCTTCTAGTATTGGCGAACAAGTCGATTATACAGTAGTTGCTACTGAACCCGGAGCAGGTTTAACTGGCCTTTCCCATGAAGTAATGGAGCAATATGAGAATCTGGAAGGCTGGACATTACAGGAAAGTTCAACTGCTGGAATGCTGAGTACATTGGATAAGGCAATACGAAATGAAGAACCGGTTATTGTGACAGGCTGGACACCACACTGGAAATTCTCGGCTTATGATTTAAAAATACTTGAAGATCCTAAAGGTATTTTAGGCGGTGCTGAAAACATTCAAACACTTGCCAGAAAAGGTTTAGAACAAGACTTGCCTGATGTATATACAGTACTTGACCGCTTTTATTGGGAGCCGGAAGATATGGAAAAAGTCATGTATGATGCACAAGAAAATGGTGACTTTGATGTAGCAGCAGCCGATTGGGTTGAAAATAACCAAGATAAAGTTAGTGAATGGACAAAAGATATAGCACAAGGAAATGGCGAAAAGGTAAAAATCATTTCAACACCTTGGGATTCGGAATTTGCTTCAAGTAGCGTAATAAAATTGGTGCTGGAACAATTAGGGTATGAACCTGAAGTAACACCAGTCGATCCGGCCATTATGTTCCAGTCAATCGCAACTGGTGAAGGAGATGTAACGGTAGCACCATGGTTACCAACAACTCACAAAGCATTTTATGATAAGCATAAAGACGATATTGTTGATTTAGGTGAAAATCTAGAAGGAACGCAAAATGGTTTTGTTGTTCCGGCATATGTAGAAATTGATTCGATTGAAGATTTAAAACCGAAAGAATAAATAGAAATATGCTCCGTAAATAGCCTATACGGGGCTTTATTTATTTGTACTTCTAGTTTGACAAAAGTAACAACTTGTAGTTAAAATGGGGTTGTCGCTTTTTTAGGAGTAGATAAATTCAGATTATAGGGGATGAAACATTTGAAACGATTTAAAACTTTAGGTTTAACTATAGGGATGTCTGCAGCATTGTTATTAGCAGCATGCGGGGATGATACAGGCAGCAGTGATAATTCAAATGGAAAAGAAGCCAGTATTGGTGAAGAAGTGGGCTATACAATAGTTGGTATTGAACCTGGTGCTGGATTAACAGGTCTTACATATGACGCATTAGAACAATATGAAAATCTGGAAGGCTGGACATTACAGGAAAGTTCGACAGCCGGTATGATAGGTAGTTTAGATCAAGCAATTCGTAATGAAGAACCAATTATTGTTACAGGTTGGAAGCCTCATTGGAAATTCTCAGCTTACGATCTAAAGATATTGGAGGATCCAAAAGGAGCTTTAGGTGGGGAAGAATATACGAATACACTTGTAAGAAAAGGGTTAGAGGAAGATTTACCTGATTTGTATACTGTTCTTGACCGATTTTATTGGGAACCGGAAGATGTAGAACAAGTAATGCTGGAAGCTTCAAATAGTGATTTTGATTCGGCTGCAGCGGAGTGGATTCAAAATAATGAAGATAAAGTGAATGAATGGACTGAAGGTATTGTAAAAGGAAACGGGGAAGAATTAAAGTTAATTACTACTACTTGGGATTCTGAATTAGCATCAAGCAGTGTCATGAAACAAGTAATTAATGATTTAGGGTATAAAGTTAATGTGATTCCTGTTGATCCAGCCATTATGTTCCAGGCTATTGCTAGCGGTGAAGGAGATGCATCGCTTTCTGCAGCACTTCCAACCACACATGATGCATTTTACAAAAAGCATAAGGAAGATATAGTGGATTTAGGAGAAAACTTAAAAGGCACACAAAATGGTTTAGTCGTACCAGCATATATGGATATCGATTCAATTGAGGATTTGGATCCAAAGAAGTAAATTACGAATAAGATCTTTAGAGTAAATCTAATATGAAAAAAGCTATGTGCAGTAGTGGGAAACCATTTTGCACATAGCTTTTTCTTATCGGATGGAACGCTGTGGTTCGACGCTTGGTTTTCCAAATAAATAGCCTTGGAAAAGCTCATAGCCAATTTGTTTTAGCCACTCAAAGTCTTCCTCGGTTTCAATACCTTCAGCAAGTGGTGTTGCACCAATTTCAAGTGCTTTCTTTAAAAACTGTTTAGCGGTATGTTGTTTTTGACTATCGTTTACAACACCTTGTACATACTTCATATCAAGCTTCATATAATGCGGCTTCATGCCGTCGAGCATTTCCAGTGTGTTATACCCTTCTCCTACATCATCCAAAGCATATTGAAAGCCCTTATCATTATAGTAATTCAAGATCGATTTTAGATGCTCAATATCATCGACCTGCTCCGATTCGACGACTTCAAAGACAAATTGACTCGGGTCAATTTGCAGAAGTTTAGCAAGCTTCACCGTTGACTGCAGACAATATTCCGGAGAATAAATCGATGTAGGAATGAAATTGATAAATGTTTTTTTCTTTAGCACAGCAGCATATTTTACGGCAGCCATACGACATAAACGGTCCAATGCATACAAGCGCCCTCGAGTTTTTGCTGCCGTGAAAATTTCATTTGGGTATATAAGCGAACCATCTTCACGGGTAAAGCGTGACAACACTTCGTAAGCATAAATTTCTTTCTTGTTATTTACGATAGGTTGTGAATAGCTGACAATCGCATTTCTATGTATGACATCATCAATCCATTGCATTTCCAAAACTGTTTCAATTTCAGCAATAGTCTTCCAAGCCATCTCATCTATTCTAAAATAAATCTGTTCGGGTTCCATATAATCCCTGCTAAAGTCAAGAAATTCCTTTACACCGGATTCTTGTATCGATACGAGCTGTTCCTTTTTAGTAATCGTTAAATTCCGACGGTTAAAGTGATCGATAATCATATCCATCATAGCTATATTATTTTCGCCTTCTAATAAAATATCAAACTGTAATTCAGATACGACACAGTTTTTACAGGACATGAGTTTTCCCTCACTTCTTAGTTTTAATTTTACTGTATACCATTAAGTACAAATATACTATAAAAAAAATTAATAATATATACATTTACTTATATAAGATGTACAATGTTTGTATATTAAGTGCATTAAATAGCGATAATGTTTACAGGAAATAGAGTATAACGTTGTACAAATACTATACATAATGTAAGGGTGACGATAATGGTGATATGGTGGAAGCGGAAATCGGTAAATGAAGATAGTAAATTAGAAGAAATGAATTACTTTAAGCCTATTATACAATTTACAAGCATGCCGGAGTTAGAGCAGCAGATGAAATTAATCGGAATAGACGAAAATAATTTACGTTGTATAAAATCGTATCAACCTGCAATTACTGCAGGCGTATCAGAGATAACGGATGTATTTTATGAAAATGTATTGGCTGTGCCATCACTAAAAAAAATAATTGAAGAACGAACAAAAATTGATCGCTTAAAGAAAACATTGAATTTGTACATTATTTCTATGTTTGATGGCGATTTTAATGAAGAGACAATTGAAGCAAAACGAAAAATCGCCCGCATGCATTTCAAAATCGGTTTGGACCCGAAGTGGTATATGGGTACATTTCAAAAATTGCAGGAAACGATGATTGTGCTCATTAGTAAAGATATAACGGACCTTGCACTTAGGGAACAAATTACATTAAATGTGTCAAAACTTATTAACCTGGAAATGCAGATTGTATTGGAGGAATACGAAAAGGAAAATCAAAATCTACGAGGAGAGCAATATAATGTTGTCAAACTTGAATTAAAGGATAAATTATCGGCCGTTATTCAAAATCTGGCTGATTTAACAGAAGAAACGAACCAATCGATTGAACAAGTAAACAATCATACATCACATATAAACAATACAATCAAATCGAATGTCGCAATTGTCCAACATATTCATACAGATGCATTGACAGGGAAAAATGAAGTTGCAAGGCTGGAGCAGGAAATGATTGAAATTAAAGACAGCGCGGTTGAAATGGGACAACTAATCGGAAATTTAAAGGTCTCTTCAGAACAGATAATCAATATTGTGTTGCTAGTAAAAAATATTGCCGACCAGACAAATTTACTGGCATTAAACGCCTCGATTGAAGCAGCAAGAGCAGGGGACCATGGAAAAGGTTTTGCAGTTGTCGCACAGGAAGTACGTAAACTGGCAGAGCAATCGAAAAGTTCAGTAGAGAACATAACAAACCTTATCCAGACATCCACGTTGTTAACGTCGACTGCTGTTCAAATGATTGATGCTGTCCAGTCAAGGGTGGATTCAGGTCTGGACGTATCAATAAGTACGCAAACAAAATTCCAGCAAATTTTAAAGGCAATCGAAAAGAATGAAGCACAAATTAAAGAAGTCGCATTGGATATAACAAACCTAACAAGTGTCATTAGCAACATCGGTCAAGAGACGAGAGATGTTGCAACTACTGCAGATGAACTGTACCAAATGACTACCCACCTGTAAAAATTGTTTAAGTATTATGAAATGAATAAGGCTGTGTAAAAGTGCAATTGCTTTTACACAGTTTTTTGTTTTCTGAGCTGCCTTTTATAATTAAGTGTAATTACAAAATGATTGGGAATAGTAAGGTAGGTGAGAATAAAT
This window of the Solibacillus isronensis genome carries:
- a CDS encoding NAD(P)H-dependent flavin oxidoreductase, with amino-acid sequence MGNIPEILQNLRIPVIGAPLFIISNPKLVIEQCKAGIVGSMPALNARPASQLDEWLAEITEELASYNAKNPDQPAAPFAINQIVHKTNERLEQDMELCVKYKVPIIITSLGAREEVFEAAHSYGGIVFHDVINNHFAKKAIQKGADGIIAVATGAGGHAGQQSPFALVQEIREWFDGPLALSGSIARGHSVLAAQAMGADFGYIGSPFIATEEAFARQEYKQMIVDSTAEDIVYSNLFTGIHGNYLKGSIMNAGMDPSNLKESNPSAMNFNDNTAKAWKDIWGSGQGIGAIKEITSTKQYVDKLAEEYAQAYQELTGKRSAVTHLQ
- the thiD gene encoding bifunctional hydroxymethylpyrimidine kinase/phosphomethylpyrimidine kinase, producing MITCTIAGSDSGGGAGIQADLKTFQELRVFGTSVITALTAQNTEGVHGIFPTTADFVQAQLKAVLQDFDVKAIKTGMLFSAEIIEAIVTLLKNTDIPLIVDPVMIAKGGASLLEQQATTALKEKLLPLATVCTPNIPEAEILTGYTIQNEKDINLAAHDLLSLGLECVVIKGGHLNSKHATDTVFIRGVQPFKMKTERVDTKHTHGTGCTFSAAITAEMAKGRSIEAAIIEAKKYVQLAIRHPLNIGHGFGPTNHFAYHEQRGMCDVHVF
- a CDS encoding glycoside hydrolase family 18 protein produces the protein MWAIAQAYGTTVQSLVEANQIPEPARLVVGQALVVPLKGQYYIVQPGDSLWSIGQRFQVNYLTLAQANGLNPDALLMIGTSLYIPEPTKRSAEILAYVEPRGDEISDTLLDQVREASPYLTYLAIFSFEARRDGSLKAPTINPLPEIAEQNNTGIAMAITNLEDYQFSAELARDIFQSVAVQNLLLDNIIAEAKRIGNILDIHFDFERIARDQREAYNNFLRRAVERMHAEGYTVSTALAPKTRADQPGEWFMGHDYKAHGEIVDFVMLMTYEWGYSAGPPMAVSPLPQVEQVVQYALTEIPANKILLGQNLYGYDWTLPFVQGGDYAEAISPQRAIEVAKRYNAAIQFDYTAQAPYFNYYDEQGRSHIVWFEDARSIQAKFDLVKRLNLRGVGYWKLGLPFPQNWQLIGANFNVVKK
- the thiE gene encoding thiamine phosphate synthase yields the protein MSMSFDLNKYFVMGTANCKREPLLVLEEALQAGITMFQLREKGKNALKGDAYAEFARQCQKLCQTYKVPFIINDDVELALTLNADGIHVGQEDTGIEQFRFLAKNKIIGVSVHTMEQLEMAIANGADYAGIGPIYETSTKDDARAPVGLTLLEEANSQYTQFPIVAIGGISVENSFIVRQTGVNGVAVISAISHSDNIKEAVNSL
- the tenA gene encoding thiaminase II; translation: MGFCEKVRKETDFYWEASFYHPFVQGIADGSLPLEKFKFYMLQDAYYLKHYTKVLALAAAKATTDDDVQYFLQTAKFIHDAELELHRTTFKELGVTADDLEQFEPAPAAYNYVSHMYNAVHNGDVAEAFAAILPCPWLYQEIGQRLKDACPNVPLYEQWIALYASEEMLQNIEVQKSMLDRYAEEQPAKLKVLQEHFKKSCYYEWMFWEMPWTKQSWEQGVYINESASNS
- the thiM gene encoding hydroxyethylthiazole kinase, which produces MSLQVIHKNQPLVHCITNYVVANFTANGLLAVGASPVMADAIEEVGEMAAQANALLLNMGTLNERTIESMKKAGLSANMHNTPLVFDPVGVGATKFRAETAQQLLDLLKINVIRCNIGEMAALAGVNWASKGVDSGKGDIDVAVTAKKLANNYQCIVIVTGEQDVITDGIRVEFVEGGHEKVTKMTGSGCLLSAFCAAVLANSKEPFDDLLTLLNEYKQVSANSVAAIGNFHTNFLNQLENLAEGRK
- a CDS encoding cell wall hydrolase, encoding MPRVKYRDSDVDLMARMMRAEAEGEGKQGMLYVGNVIVNRAVASCLDFNDVRTIEQVIFQVQGNNYSFEAVQKGNMFYQRARETERRLARQTLDYWRDHPAKYALWYFNPSGPCPPTWYDQPFTGQFKQHCFYEPIAGTCESVYMG